One segment of Shewanella piezotolerans WP3 DNA contains the following:
- a CDS encoding lipocalin-like domain-containing protein, translating to MNKAIVAILLALWVTACSPAQQTTTGMGELLDGDTQGYSPVEPDVILRFPDDHMAHDDFRQEWWYLTANLETESKQKIGLQWTQFRIALAPPSEQNNKQDTAINSLSWQTQQLYMSHTALTSTSNHLAEEKWSRGHQNIAGTQAQPISIRQDNWQWLSQSKQLFPATLSVSGQDFSYQLQLDSTAPFQLQGDNGYSKKNASGSVASYYYSQPFINVSGSVIIDGKQQKVRGQAWLDREWSSQFLSKTQQGWDWFAIRLDNDTALMVFQLRGDSKKQSSFYSARVMYRDGRGRNIASEQIGMTATAWQQTQSGRYPIKWRIQIPSENIDISTTALNNDSSMPLSIPYWEGPIIIEGSHNGEGYMELTGY from the coding sequence ATGAACAAAGCGATTGTGGCTATTCTCTTAGCGCTTTGGGTAACAGCCTGTTCACCTGCTCAACAAACCACAACGGGCATGGGAGAACTACTCGATGGTGATACACAAGGTTATAGTCCAGTAGAGCCAGATGTTATTTTACGCTTTCCAGACGATCATATGGCGCACGATGATTTCAGGCAGGAATGGTGGTATCTCACCGCTAATCTCGAGACTGAGTCAAAGCAAAAAATTGGCTTGCAATGGACGCAGTTTCGCATTGCATTAGCACCGCCGTCAGAGCAGAATAACAAACAAGATACGGCGATTAATAGCCTGTCCTGGCAAACCCAGCAGCTCTATATGTCCCATACAGCTCTTACCTCCACATCCAACCATTTAGCTGAAGAGAAGTGGTCTCGCGGTCATCAAAATATTGCTGGCACCCAAGCTCAACCAATATCCATTAGGCAAGATAACTGGCAATGGTTAAGCCAAAGCAAGCAACTGTTTCCCGCAACACTTAGTGTTAGTGGCCAAGATTTCAGTTATCAATTACAACTTGATTCAACCGCACCCTTTCAGTTGCAAGGTGATAATGGCTACAGTAAAAAGAATGCCAGCGGCAGCGTGGCCTCCTACTACTATAGCCAACCTTTTATCAATGTCAGCGGCAGTGTAATCATCGATGGTAAACAGCAGAAAGTTCGCGGACAAGCTTGGCTCGACAGAGAGTGGAGCTCGCAGTTCTTATCGAAAACACAGCAAGGTTGGGATTGGTTTGCTATTCGACTTGATAACGACACCGCACTGATGGTGTTTCAACTAAGGGGTGACAGCAAAAAACAAAGTAGCTTTTATAGCGCCCGTGTTATGTACCGAGATGGTCGTGGTCGCAACATTGCCAGTGAGCAGATAGGTATGACAGCCACGGCATGGCAACAGACACAGTCAGGCCGTTACCCAATAAAATGGCGCATTCAAATTCCTTCAGAAAATATCGATATTAGCACCACTGCGCTAAATAATGACTCTAGCATGCCGCTCTCTATCCCTTATTGGGAGGGGCCGATAATTATAGAGGGGAGCCATAACGGCGAAGGTTACATGGAACTCACCGGCTACTAA
- a CDS encoding chaperone NapD, protein MNQEFHITSLVIHATSKSVEDIKQRLSALVGAEIHAVTDEGKFVVTLEGETQRSILDNVEAINAFEGVINSSLIYHQVDPVEQKSEEHHEH, encoded by the coding sequence ATGAACCAAGAATTTCATATTACCAGCTTAGTCATACACGCAACGTCCAAGTCTGTAGAAGATATCAAGCAACGCTTGTCTGCCCTTGTTGGCGCCGAAATCCATGCCGTTACCGATGAAGGAAAGTTTGTGGTCACCCTAGAAGGTGAAACCCAGCGCTCTATCCTCGATAACGTCGAAGCTATTAACGCCTTTGAAGGCGTCATTAATAGCAGCCTTATTTATCATCAAGTCGATCCAGTAGAACAAAAGAGTGAGGAACACCATGAGCATTAG